A window of Sebastes umbrosus isolate fSebUmb1 chromosome 3, fSebUmb1.pri, whole genome shotgun sequence contains these coding sequences:
- the LOC119485515 gene encoding cytochrome P450 4V2, with product MAVLGSYSIPLLGISIFIATLTYITYRLLSSYLHKWFTMKPIPEAEGTYLFIGNALQFKADAGDFFRQIQDFTREFSDAPLFKLWVGPVPFVVLFRHETVEPVLTNAVHMEKAYAYKFLYPWLGTGLLTSTGPKWRQRRKMLTPTFHFSILTDFLEVMNEQAEILVEKLGKQAGKGQFDCFSHITLCALDIICETAMGKKIYAQSNSDSVYVKSVYKMSDIVSRRQRSPWFWLDFVYNFFGEGREHDRTLKILHSFTNKVIHERMENISYTESDSDSDQGARKRRAFLDMLLKTTDEEGNRMSHQDIQEEVDTFMFRGHDTTAASMNWAIHLLGSHPEAHRKVQQELQEVFGTSDRPANMDDLKKLKYLDCVIKEALRLFPSVPFFARSLGEDCHINGFKVPKGANAIIITYALHRDPRYFPEPEEFRPERFLPENSVGRPPYAYVPFSAGLRNCIGQRFALMEEKVIMASILRNFNVEACQKREDLRPLGELILRPEKGIVIKLEKRKHQT from the exons ATGGCAGTACTTGGTAGTTACTCGATACCTTTACTTGGAATCAGCATCTTCATTGCTACTCTGACCTACATCACCTACAGGCTGCTCAGCAGTTACCTGCACAAATGGTTTACCATGAAGCCCATCCCGGAGGCGGAAGGAACGTATCTCTTCATTGGAAATGCACTGCAGTTCAAAGCCGATGCAGGAG attTCTTTCGTCAAATTCAGGATTTTACCCGTGAATTCAGTGATGCACCGCTATTTAAACTCTGGGTTGGACCAGTCCCATTTGTGGTTCTGTTTCGTCATGAAACTGTTGAG CCGGTTCTGACCAATGCTGTCCACATGGAGAAAGCCTATGCATACAAGTTCCTCTACCCTTGGCTTGGAACTGGCCTTCTGACTAG TACTGGCCCTAAGTGGCGTCAGCGGCGGAAGATGTTGACCCCCACCTTCCACTTCTCCATCCTGACGGACTTCTTGGAGGTGATGAACGAGCAGGCAGAGATCCTGGTGGAGAAGCTGGGGAAGCAGGCGGGGAAGGGTCAGTTCGACTGCTTCAGTCACATAACCCTGTGTGCCCTGGACATTATCTGTG AAACGGCAATGGGAAAGAAAATTTACGCCCAGAGTAATTCTGACTCAGTGTATGTTAAGAGCGTGTACAA AATGAGTGATATTGTCAGCCGCAGACAGAGGTCaccttggttttggctcgactttGTGTACAACTTCTTTGGTGAGGGCCGGGAGCATGACAGGACCCTCAAGATCCTGCACTCCTTTACAAACAAA GTGATACACGAAAGAATGGAGAACATTTCCTATACTGAATCAGACAGCGACTCTGACCAGGGCGCAAGGAAAAGACGAGCCTTTCTGGACATGCTCTTGAAGACCACAGATGAGGAGGGCAACAGAATGAGCCATCAGGACATTCAGGAAGAAGTGGACACCTTTATGTTTAGG GGACATGATACTACAGCAGCCTCTATGAACTGGGCCATACATCTGCTGGGATCCCACCCCGAGGCCCACAGAAAAGTTCAACAAGAGCTCCAGGAGGTGTTCG GTACATCCGACAGGCCCGCTAACATGGACGACCTGAAGAAGCTCAAATACCTGGATTGTGTGATCAAGGAGGCCCTGCGACTGTTTCCCTCCGTGCCTTTCTTTGCCCGCAGCCTCGGTGAAGACTGCCATATCA ATGGTTTCAAGGTGCCTAAAGGTGCCAATGCCATCATCATTACCTACGCTCTCCACCGTGACCCGCGATACTTCCCTGAGCCTGAAGAGTTCAGGCCTGAGCGCTTCCTGCCAGAGAATTCAGTAGGAAGGCCTCCATATGCGTATGTCCCCTTCTCCGCTGGACTCCGCAACTGTATTG GTCAACGTTTTGCTCTGATGGAAGAAAAGGTGATAATGGCGTCCATTCTGCGTAACTTTAACGTTGAAGCTTGTCAGAAACGTGAAGACCTGCGGCCGCTGGGAGAGCTCATCCTGCGACCAGAGAAGGGCATCGTGATCAAACTGGAAAAGAGGAAACACCAAACTTAA